In one Perca fluviatilis chromosome 7, GENO_Pfluv_1.0, whole genome shotgun sequence genomic region, the following are encoded:
- the ptpn23a gene encoding tyrosine-protein phosphatase non-receptor type 23 isoform X1, which translates to MEAVPRMPMIWLDLKEAGEFQFSPCVRQFILKNYGENPDTYNEQLKKLETLRQSAVNVTRDFEGCSTLRKYFGQLHYLQSRVPMGTGQEAAVPISWTEIFSGKTVTHDDISYEQACILYNLGALHSMLGAMDNRVSEEGMKVSCTHFQCSAGAFSYLRDHFSHNFSVDMSHQILNLNINLMLGQAQECLLEKSMLDNRKSFLVARISAQVVDYYKEACRALENSETASMLGKIQKDWKKLVQMKIYYFASIAHLHMGKQAEEQQKYGERLAYLQSSLDKLSEAIKLAKGQPDSVQDALRFTMDVIGGKFNSAKKDNDFIYHETVPSLETLASVKGAPLVKALPVNPTDPSVTGPDLFAKLVPMAAHEASSLYSEEKAKLLRDVMIKIESKNETLEQFMDSLGLEPESVDNLDMYSHIPPVLMEKCAALSVRPDTVKSLIQSMQGLSGVFTDVESSLREIRDVLEADEAGLRALQEAGGPSAAEAHPAAQAQALAEIRRDLEKYMEAHEKASFTNTELHRAMNLHISNLRLLGGPLESLKEALPRPQLSEEEVAGLQCMKRILGKVQEMREQRGCLEKQLRDLIQQDDITSTLVTTERADMKRIFEEQLKKYEQVKVYIDQNLAAQENILKALTEANVQYASVRKGLSLTEQQWNSTVQGLVGSYEAYEDLMKKSQEGKEFYEDLEAKASRLLERAKTLCQTRAEDRKPTLEKETQKKPPARPTAAKPSLNTKASDVDSACSSLEDPELAELSAAILALGGDLPEELRSLPPDIPSFSNTAVRLPGHEAFMHPSANLSGSSSLPWPGAPAAGLHRFPANLPPPELLARIAQFPTSGPLHGPMPRGPLPQMTPQMPPQMPTQAAVSGYRPPPPQAPQPGLVAPVPVRPSTTTVDSIQGPIPSYASTPHHHVPPAASTGYTVPPQMGAYPQFVPRPGMPIQGPPQPQQQKQLQPYPQPTGQPLPQGYQPGPRAIPGPHPHLQAQQAYPHGYMPPQPGVPPHYQQAFPGQLQPHQQQNGYQPQPQIPQGYQTPQGYVPQQHPQMIPGSMPRPPQGQMPHIPPTSQTAPPASQPYLPHPHQQMPPGLPHQHMLPHQQQISMPPNAQQIPHHPQMQIPGGPRGQMPPTSQPMPPVSQNYMPPSSQPLHPTLHPQMSPASQPHIVPGPQVHLPRGPMPQMPPSALPQQHHPHPGQPPIPNMPQQPMRMPSQPQAQPPHSGGVCYPGGAPMMPQQPLAPQPAASQQPQAPLPMTHPQPSTMYPSAPGVNVPASAPQQNTAMGPHGPHVPPAQHMIQPSPGGPSVAQAPNAVPPSPSPSPSPSPSPGPTSLSLNPQQRPTPAPTPGGTALPSPSAVSPSTSQFQRQNSSTDDLLSSSPESQPGGTKAPTNVLQPTKADPQDGERRKKSSQAVLLIQGDPYQTPERVARLHGELERYRAQVDSLEHPSENEGGLSVLDARWKELQDQQEKDARQLSIAIARCYTMKNRHQDVMPYDLNRVVLQSGKDDYINASYVDDLSPYCPRLIATQAPLTGTAADFWLMVYEQKVSMVVMLVSEQELEKGKVVRYFPTERGQQVSQGPITLILTTQKTTPTHVERMISLQYRDQSLKRTVVHLQFTSWPELGLPDSKSNLLRFIQEVHGHYFHQRPLHTPVVVHCSSGVGRTGVFCLLYAALQELEAGNGIPDLPVLVKKMRQQRKNMLQEKLHLKFCYEAVLKHAEQVLQRHGITTATYSKNTNSAATKDFYVFCSDEPYPRQESQQDLVLGGDMPISSIQATIAKLSIRPPSATDPAMEATYGLEEQVGAILTGLDSPGEVQLLQDLYPPTDPQPPSSFSPPLTCPTHSPPPPNGLDAASPSTPPSANHQPAPEATASVSPPPPAFPAPAPSSLELLAAMTPEAFSMEGGGKGKHRVTKQSFLQPAEGQGLHGTRGEEGDDPLSSLDPLWGLGKR; encoded by the exons ATGGAGGCGGTTCCCCGAATGCCGATGATCTGGCTAGATCTGAAGGAGGCTGGGGAGTTCCAGTTCAGTCCGTGTGTCAGGCAG TTCATCTTGAAGAATTATGGAGAGAATCCAGACACCTACAACGAACAGCTGAAGAAACTGGAGACGCTGCGGCAG AGTGCGGTAAATGTGACGAGGGATTTCGAGGGATGCAGCACACTGAGGAAGTACTTTGGCCAGCTGCATTACCTCCAGAGCCGAGTACCCATGGGAACGGGCCAGGAGGCTGCTGTTCCCATCTCatg gACAGAAATTTTCTCTGGAAAAACAGTCACCCACGATGACATCAGCTATGAGCAAGCCTGCATTCTCTACAATCTTG GGGCCCTGCACTCCATGTTGGGAGCCATGGATAACAGGGTGTCTGAGgag GGGATGAAGGTGTCGTGCACGCACTTCCAGTGCTCGGCTGGGGCGTTCTCCTACCTGAGAGACCATTTCAGCCACAACTTCAGCGTGGACATGAGCCACCAGATTCTTAACCTCAACATCAACCTTATGCTG GGCCAGGCTCAGGAGTGTCTTCTGGAGAAGTCCATGTTGGACAACCGGAAGAGTTTCCTGGTTGCTCGCATCAGCGCTCAG GTGGTGGATTACTACAAAGAGGCCTGCAGGGCTCTGGAGAACTCGGAGACGGCGTCTATGCTGGGAAAGATTCAGAAAGACTGGAAGAAACTGGTTCAGATGAAGATCTACTACTTTGCTTCTATTGCACAT CTTCATATGGGAAAACAGGCCGAGGAGCAGCAGAAGTACGGAGAGCGG TTGGCGTACCTGCAGAGCTCCTTGGACAAACTCAGTGAAGCCATCAAGCTGGCCAAG GGTCAACCTGACAGTGTGCAGGATGCCTTGAGATTCACCATGGACGTTATCGGGGGAAA GTTTAATTCAGCGAAAAAGGACAATGACTTCATCTATCATGAGACGGTTCCTTCTCTGGAGACTCTGGCCTCAGTCAAAG GTGCCCCACTGGTGAAAGCGCTGCCAGTCAACCCCACAGACCCCAGTGTTACTGGACCAGACCTGTTTGCCAAGTTGGTGCCCATGGCTGCCCATGAAGCTTCTTCTCTGTACAG tGAGGAGAAGGCCAAGCTGCTGAGGGACGTCATGATCAAGATTGAGAGCAAGAATGAAACActaga GCAGTTCATGGACTCTCTGGGCTTGGAGCCAGAGTCGGTGGACAACCTGGACATGTACAGCCACATCCCTCCGGTCCTGATGGAGAAGTGTGCTGCTCTCAGTGTCCGACCCGACACCGTCAAGAGTCTCATCCAGTCCATGCAGG GACTCTCCGGTGTCTTCACCGATGTGGAGTCTTCACTGAGGGAGATCAGAGACGTTCTAGAGGCAGACGAGGCCGGCCTGCGAGCCCTCCAGGAGGCTGGCGGCCCTTCTGCAGCCGAGGCGCACCCAGCAGCGCAGGCCCAGGCTCTGGCTGAGATCCGCAGGGACCTGGAGAAGTACATGGAGGCCCATGAGAAGGCCAGTTTTACCAACACGGAGCTCCACCGGGCCATGAACCTGCACATCAGCAACCTTCGTCTGCTGGGTGGGCCACTGGAAAGTCTGAAAGAGGCCCTGCCCCGACCCCAGCTCAGCGAAG AGGAAGTCGCAGGGCTGCAGTGTATGAAGCGGATCCTGGGGAAGGTGCAGGAAATGAGGGAACAGAGAGGCTGTTTGGAGAAACAGCTCCGCGACCTCATCCAGCAGGACGACATCACCTCCACCCTCGTCACCACAGAAAGGGCAGACATGAAG CGTATATTTGAGGAGCAGCTGAAGAAGTACGAGCAGGTGAAGGTGTATATTGACCAGAATCTGGCAGCTCAGGAGAACATCCTGAAGGCCCTGACCGAGGCCAACGTCCAGTACGCCTCGGTCCGTAAAGGCCTGAGCCTGACTGAGCAGCAGTGGAACAGCACCGTGCAGGGACTGGTGGGCTCGTACGAAGCCTATGAGGACCTGATGAAGAAGTCTCAGGAGGGGAAGGAGTTCTACGAGGACCTGGAAGCCAAAGCATCACGTTTGCTGGAAAGAGCGAAGACCCTATGCCAGACCAGGGCAGAGGACAGGAAGCCCACCTTGGAAAA AGAGACCCAAAAGAAGCCCCCAGCACGGCCTACAGCAGCCAAGCCCTCCTTAAATACCAAGGCTTCAGATGTCGACTCTGCCTGCTCCAGCCTGGAGGATCCAGAGTTGGCCGAGCTTAGTGCAGCCATCTTGGCCTTGGGGGGTGACCTACCCGAGGAGCTCCGTAGCCTCCCGCCGGACATTCCTTCCTTTTCCAACACTGCAGTTCGTCTCCCCGGGCATGAAGCCTTCATGCATCCTTCTGCCAACCTGAGCGGCAGCAGCTCTCTGCCTTGGCCGGGTGCTCCAGCTGCTGGTCTTCATCGCTTCCCTGCCAACCTGCCTCCTCCAGAGCTCCTGGCACGGATTGCTCAGTTTCCTACTTCTGGGCCTCTACATGGACCTATGCCACGCGGACCCCTTCCTCAGATGACTCCACAGATGCCTCCACAAATGCCGACTCAGGCAGCTGTGTCAGGTTATCGGCCACCGCCTCCTCAAGCCCCCCAACCTGGCCTTGTAGCCCCTGTCCCAGTTCGGCCCTCGACCACCACCGTGGATAGCATCCAGGGCCCTATCCCCAGCTACGCCTCTACACCACACCACCATGTCCCCCCTGCAGCCTCAACTGGCTACACTGTACCTCCACAAATGGGGGCCTACCCCCAGTTTGTGCCCCGACCAGGGATGCCCATTCAAGGCCCACCCCAAccacagcagcagaagcagctgcAGCCATACCCTCAGCCCACTGGGCAACCACTGCCTCAGGGGTACCAGCCTGGACCGAGGGCTATTCCTGGCCCTCACCCTCATCTCCAGGCTCAGCAAGCCTACCCACATGGATATATGCCCCCTCAGCCTGGTGTTCCCCCCCATTACCAGCAGGCATTCCCAGGTCAACTGCAGCCACATCAACAACAAAATGGCTATCAGCCCCAGCCTCAGATACCCCAAGGCTACCAGACTCCACAGGGCTACGTGCCCCAGCAGCACCCTCAGATGATACCAGGCTCCATGCCAAGGCCACCTCAGGGCCAGATGCCACACATACCCCCAACTTCTCAGACAGCACCTCCTGCATCTCAACCCTACCTGCCCCACCCCCACCAACAGATGCCCCCTGGACTCCCTCACCAACACATGTTGCCACATCAGCAACAAATCTCAATGCCCCCTAACGCCCAGCAGATTCCGCACCACCCACAGATGCAGATACCGGGTGGTCCCAGAGGACAAATGCCCCCCACAAGTCAACCAATGCCACCAGTCTCGCAGAACTACATGCCCCCCAGTAGCCAGCCACTTCACCCTACCCTGCACCCACAGATGTCCCCAGCCTCACAACCGCATATAGTCCCTGGTCCTCAGGTCCACCTGCCAAGGGGCCCTATGCCACAGATGCCACCCAGTGCACTACCCCAACAACATCACCCCCACCCCGGGCAGCCTCCTATACCAAACATGCCCCAACAGCCCATGCGGATGCCCAGCCAACCCCAGGCTCAGCCCCCTCATTCTGGGGGAGTGTGCTACCCTGGAGGGGCTCCAATGATGCCTCAGCAGCCCCTGGCACCACAGCCTGCAGCTTCCCAACAACCTCAGGCTCCCCTTCCCATGACCCATCCACAGCCCTCTACTATGTACCCTTCAGCTCCAGGAGTGAATGTACCTGCAAGTGCCCCCCAGCAAAACACTGCCATGGGCCCACATGGTCCACACGTTCCCCCAGCTCAGCACATGATCCAGCCCTCTCCTGGAGGTCCTTCAGTGGCTCAAGCACCCAACGCTGTCCCTCCTTCCCCTTCGCCTTCCCCCTCCCCATCTCCCTCTCCAGGTCCTACCTCTCTAAGTCTGAACCCCCAGCAGAGACCCACCCCAGCCCCCACCCCTGGAGGTACAGCTCTTCCCTCTCCTTctgctgtctctccctccacatCGCAGTTTCAGCGCCAGAACTCAAGCACAGATGACCTCCTCTCTTCGAGCCCCGAGAGTCAACCTGGAGGCACCAAGGCCCCCACCAATGTCCTCCAACCCACCAAAGCTGACCCACAGGATGGGGAGCGACGCAAGAAGAGCTCCCAGGCAGTTCTCCTGATCCAGGGCGACCCTTACCAAACCCCAGAGCGTGTTGCCCGTCTTCACGGTGAACTTGAACGTTACAGAGCCCAGGTAGACTCCCTGGAGCACCCCTCAGAGAATGAGGGTGGCCTGTCGGTGCTGGATGCCCGCTGGAAAGAGCTCCAGGACCAGCAGGAGAAGGACGCCCGCCAACTCTCGATCGCAATCGCCCGCTGCTACACCATGAAGAACCGTCACCAGGATGTCATGCCCTACGACCTCAACCGCGTGGTGCTGCAATCAGGCAAAGACGACTACATCAACGCCAGCTATGTGGATGACTTGTCGCCATACTGCCCACGCCTTATTGCCACACAGGCTCCGCTCACCGGCACAGCGGCAGACTTCTGGCTGATGGTGTATGAGCAGAAGGTGTCAATGGTTGTCATGCTGGTTTCAGAGCAGGAGCTAGAAAAG GGAAAGGTTGTGCGCTACTTCCCAACCGAGCGCGGCCAGCAGGTCTCTCAGGGACCAATCACACTCATCCTGACCACGCAGAAGACCACACCGACACACGTCGAGCGCATGATCAGCCTGCAGTACCGCGACCAAAGCCTAAAACGCACTGTCGTCCATctccagttcacctcctggccGGAGCT GGGTCTCCCTGACAGCAAGAGCAACCTGCTGCGATTCATCCAGGAGGTTCATGGACACTACTTCCACCAGAGGCCCTTACACACACCTGTTGTGGTGCACTGcag cTCGGGCGTGGGACGCACCGGCGTCTTCTGTCTGCTGTACGCTGCGCTGCAGGAGCTGGAGGCAGGAAACGGGATCCCAGACCTTCCAGTGCTGGTGAAGAAGATGAGACAACAGAGGAAGAACATGCTACAGGAGAAG CTCCACCTGAAGTTCTGCTATGAGGCCGTGTTGAAGCACGCTGAGCAGGTCCTTCAGAGACACGGGATCACTACCGCCACCTACAGCAAGAACACCAACTCTGCAGCCACAAAG GATTTCTACGTGTTCTGTTCAGACGAG CCTTACCCGAGACAGGAGTCCCAGCAGGACCTCGTCCTCGGTGGTGACATGCCTATCAGCTCCATCCAAGCCACCATCGCCAAGCTCAGCATCCGGCCGCCGAGCGCCACAGACCCAGCCATGGAGGCCACCTATGGCCTGGAGGAGCAGGTTGGCGCCATCTTAACCGGCCTCGACTCGCCAGGTGAAGTCCAGCTGCTCCAGGACCTCTATCCACCCACAGATCCCCagcccccctcctctttcagcCCGCCTCTCACCTGCCCTACCCACTCTCCACCACCACCCAACGGCCTGGACGCGGCCTCCCCCTCCACGCCCCCATCAGCCAACCATCAGCCGGCCCCAGAGGCTACGGCCAGCGTCAGCCCGCCTCCTCCTGCTTTCCCTGCTCCGGCTCCCTCGTCGCTGGAGCTGCTGGCCGCGATGACGCCCGAGGCCTTCTCCATGGAGGGAGGGGGCAAAGGGAAGCACAGGGTGACCAAGCAGAGCTTCCTGCAGCCAGCGGAGGGTCAGGGTCTCCACGGGACTCGAGGGGAGGAAGGCGACGACCCGCTCAGCAGCCTGGACCCGCTCTGGGGCCTCGGCAAGCGCTGA